TTTCGTTTTCTTTCTCCTCTAGTAGCTTAGAGAGCTTTTCTTCTATCCTCATCCAGATAGATTGAGCCTCCCGCCACTCTTTTGCTGAAACGGTTATATTGTTTTCCATAATTTATAATTATTCTCATATCGTCTCTATTTCCATTAAGTCAAACAATGTCGGTGCGGATGCTTTCATTTCCGCTTCACGCATATAGCCTAACCCATCTATCCAATAGTCATAATTAAGTTCAGTCACGAAGGCTTTTCTCTTCTTTTTCAGAGCGCAATAACCAACTGTACCGATACCTCCAAATGGCTCGTATATCTCATCTCCTTCGTTACTATATCTATCTATCAGCCTATCGACTATATCTATCTGCAAGGGACATATATGATTTTGCTTGTTATGCTGTGTCTGACGAGTATTAAGTGTCTTCATTCTCGCTACATCATCCCACACCATCGGATGATCTGTTGTCGGGTCTATAGCCATAAATGTACGTGGTAGAATATTTATTCTATCCATCATTTCGGCAATCTCTACATGTCGCTCATAATTGTATACATTGTTTCTATCAAAATCCTTGAATAGTAACCTAACCTGATCTATTTTCATATTGGAAATATGCTCGGCTGTCAACAATGTATTTCCAGATGATTTCCAGAACGCATGCGCATCTACTTGCCATCTTGCCAAAGAATATGATTCCGGGTCTTTAACTACCGGTATATCTGCGTATGCCTTGCTTTTATTGGTTTGCGGTTTGCGGAACAATAATACATATTCAGGACAACCGACGCCCATTTTCGAGCCATCTTTACACATCTCTGTATATCCAAGTCTGTAAGTTTGGTTATTTTCCCTTACTACATCGGTAACTACTGTTATCATTCCCATAAATTCAAATCCGTGCTTTATATAATGAAAAATACACATGGCATGAAAAGGATCTATTGTTGGCATCCCTGTACCTGTAGCGTTTCCGAATAGCACACGATCTTTAACGTGGATACAGGCTAGTCGTCCCGGTTGCAAGATCCTATACATCTCCGGTGTTAAGAAATCCATCTGCTGAAAAAATTTATCATTATTGATATTATGCCCGAAATCGTTATAAGTTGGTGTGTATTCGTAATGATTAGAGAATGGGATAGATGTAATTACTAACCCTGAAGAATTATCCTTCTTTTTAAAAGCCTCTAATACACAATCATTGTTAACAGATATAAATTCCGTGCCCTTATATTCTTCACGACTGGCAAACATCCATCGCATCATTTTTTCTTGTGCATCCAGTCCGTAAAGTCCGTATTTGCGTACTATTTCGGCCATATTATCCACGAGTTTATTGTGTTGTTCCCATTTCAGGATGAAATCCTGATAAATCTTGCTTTCAGATTCAGCATATACCAGATATAGATGTACATTGTATTTCTGCATGAAACGCCAAATACGATGTATAGCTTGGAATTTATCGTGGAATTTATCGTCAATTATCATTATTGCTTTATGACAATAATATTGGAAGTTTAAACCCTCTCCCAGCATCGAGGGTTTTGCAGCTAGATATTTCAAACGACCATTCTTAAAGTCGTCAATAATGATGTCGGCCTCCTCATCCTTTTGTGTGCCATATACGGCTTTACATTCAGGGATGGCTTTACAGATGGCGTGTCGTTCAGCTTCCAAGTCGTGCCATATCAAGAAATGATCATCTTTGTTTTCAGGCCGGGCCAGTATCTCTACTATACGATCTACTTTAGCATCTAGGTTATCTCTTCTTTCCTTTGCTTTTCCCCGGAAATCCTTTGTTGAGGCTTCACGTAACATTTTAACCTGTCCGTCCTTATTTACACCTGCTGTAGAGTTATCTACATTAACAACTTCTTCATAGGCTATCAAATCCGGCAATTCGTAACCCTCGTCAGAATATCCGAGATCAGAAGGTTTTGTCAAAAACAACGCCCATGTTGACATCCATAACCAGAACTCCTCTTCTTTGTGATCGTATAGTGTCAGATTGTTCGCTTTTGTGCTGTCACGTTTAAAGAATCTAGTTAAAGCTTGCCCCGTATCCATAATTCCTAGATACCCTGCATAATGTATTAGCTCTTTATACCTATTCGGAGATGGTGTTGCAGTAGCTACAAATCTATAAGGTACTGTCGAAAATTTAGGTAGAAACTCTTGATATGTTTTTGTACCGTAATCTCGTAATACCGAAGCCTCATCAAGTGATGTCATTATGAAATAATCCGGCATTATATCTCCATCCCGGACACGTTCATAATTAGCTATCATTATGTCCGTTTTGCAGTCTATTACATCAGTCATGTATCTCACATAGGTTACATCCATATTAAGATGTTCTTTAGCCTGAGCTTTAAACTCTATAACGACACGTTTAGGACATACAATAAGAGCCTTACCCCCCTTGTGTGCTATTATAAGCCTTGCTATTTCCAATTGGGTTACTGTTTTCTGTAACCCGAATGATGAAAATATAGCCCGGCATCCTCCCTTTATGGCCCATTGTACAGTATCTTTCACATGTGGATATAATGTAGGTGTTAATTCGCTTTTTTCTACATCAAATCCTGTTTGGCTACTGACTGCCATTTTTAAGGAAAGAAAATTTATATATTCCTCTTCTCTTGTCATATCCTTATCTTAGTATTAAGGGCATTGATAATAAAGTTAAATCGCAATCCTCATCATTTATTTCCGGCTTTACAAGAATAGGCCTTTCAGGTGCTGAAAATGCCAGTATTGCATTTCCATATATAACAGACAATATATCTATCATTTGAGAGCCGCTAAACCCTATTGTTATTTCCATATTGCTGCTAACCTCTACAATCTCTTTTGCAGATTTATTACTAAACTCATCCGATGTAGACAATGAGCAGTCTATCATTCCTGTTTCTAATTTTATAAGAGCAACGAGGGGGTTTGCAACTATCAACAACCTATTTATGATAGAAGCAAGAGCTTTGCTATCTATCATTATTTCAATATTATTATCAGATGGAAATATACTGTTGTAGTTAGGGTAACGACCTTCAGCCAGCCTTGACGTTATTTTTAGGCTACCTGCCGACATATTCACGTTTGTTTTATTCGACGTTACTTTCACATCAATATCTGACAGTCCTTCCAGTGTAGAGGAGCTTATGTTTACTGCATCCAACTTGAATATAAATCCCTCGCATCCCGGACACTTAACAGATTCGTCCTTGAATCGAGACATATAGGCTCCATTAGTAGCCACAAAAGTTATACAATCTTCTTTTAGATCAAAGAATACAGCTGACTGTGTCGGTTTCATCGCATCTGTCCCCGCAAATTTTCGTGTCATATTTAAGCCTCTTCTTAATTTTTCTACAGGTATTATGAAAGATTGCCCGGACGTTTCTTTCATTTTTTCGAAAAACGTTGCATCCATTCCCGGTATAATTGCACTTCCTGACGAGTGGCTAAAAACAATAGTTACACTAGCTGTTCCCTCGTTATGATTTGGAGTTTTTGTCACTTCAATCGTAACAGGTTGCTCCGGTAGAGTTTTCAGTATGTTTATTATCGATTTATCCACGCAGAATGTAAGCACATTATTAGATTCTATTACCTCCATACTTGTCTCTATCTGTATTTCCGTTGTAGATCCTGTCAGGTTTAATTTTTTGTTTTCCAGTAGCTCAAAAAGTATATATGTGTAGATTGGAAGTGTAGATTTATCCAATACCGATTTACTAACTTTTTGCAATTGGTGTTGAAGCTCATTTTTTGAGACTTTGAATATTGCTTTTTCCTCCATAGTTATTTTATTGAAATATTTATATTTTAGCTGCAATGAGTTTCATTAACTCGTCTTTCGGCGTGGGATGATTTACGCCTACCATATCACAAAACAGGTCTTTTAGTTTATAGGGGGGGAGTTCGGATAGATGGTCGGGTAATTTACCTGATTCTATCACCTCGTATCCAAGCCCAGATAAATGTTCAACTATATCAGATGTTTCAACTTCGTCTAAATCCACATCGTCATCATTATCATCGTTTGGAAGTAATCCACGAGAATCCATTTCTTTCATTAATTCGCTATCTGATATTTCACCGAATATTTCATCTAATTCTATATTCAATTCGGATAGCTCTTCAAGATCTGATATATTATCTATATCTATAATTTTATCTAATCCTATATATCCCATAGTTATTTTATTTGTGCCCTACCCGAAAGTAGGGCGATGTTATTATATGATTATCTTTTTCTTTTCTTCCTCAGAGTGAGGAAATACGTCCATGATCCTGGTTTCTTTTACCTCAGCTATCTCGTAGTCCGCCAATGTTCCTGCCATACCTGTCTTTATTACGGCTTGCGCCTCATCAATATCTGAAGCTTGAGCTAGCATATAAACAGGGGTTTTCTTTTCAGTTCCTGATTTTTCATCGAGATGAACAAACAATACTTTCGCTTTGAAAAATTTATCTCCATTATCATTGAAAAATAATTCTGAAAGTTTAGCCCTCTTTATTGTCTGTATCGTGAACTCTCCAGATATATATGGCTTTATTTCTTCTGTAATACGGGCCTCAGCCTCAGTAAAAGAAAGAGCATCTACCAAATACGGCTCTGTTACTTTCTTTTGTAATCCATTCTCCATCATTTTTTCATGGGAGACTTTACATTCAAACCAATTGTGCATAATGATTAATTTTAGGGGTTATTTTTTTCTAATTCTATCTCTTTATTGAGTATATCCTGTAATGGAGGGAGTATTTTTTCAGCGAATACTTCGGCTGCCTTATCTATCTTTTTTCCATAAGCTACATATCCCATTCCGTTAGCCATCTTTCCGGCAAAATAGTCTGTATTAAGCCTACATATAAATTCTCTGAAATCTCCGCTACCATATGATCTCCAGGCAAAAGAAAAGTTTCCATAATCTGTTATTGCCATAAAAGCACCATCAGATGTAAGGACTATTTGCCCTAACCAGCACCCATTTTTAGTATATAATGTATAGCTTTTAGCTTTTACTTGATTTGGTTCCATAGTTTATTTTTTGTTTTTTGCTAGCTCTTCAGCTTTGCGTATTTTGTCTTCAATTTCTTTTTTCGATAGTGTGGGAAACTTTTCCTCAAAGAATGCTTTTTGTGCTTCATATATTTTTTCGCGTGGGATGTAGTTTCCGATATCGTATCTCATTTGATGGCGTTCCGATCCTGTATCTTTATCCATCTGTACATTTCCGTAGCTTCCTAAGTAGAAGTATATGGCGTTATTTGTTCGGCGGGACATCCTGTAGTCCATAGGTTATTTATATTTAGTAGTTGATAAATACTCTTTTAGTAGTTCTATCCCAGAGGCGGCTGATCTGTATATCAGGTATAATCCGCCGGAGGCCTCAACTTGTTTCTGAAATTCTATTTGATCGGCTGATTGTGTGCCTGTATCCGTCTTTGTTTCCAGGCATAGAAAACTGTATCTATCGTTTGGAACTAAGCAAAGTATATCAGCCGGCCCCCGTTTTACTCCCTGCCTTTTCAGTCTTACAGCTTCAGGGTAGTTTCTTTTCCCGCCATTCGGCACGGCAAAAAGAAGTTTATCCAGTTTAGGAAATATCACCCTGGCACTCTTGAAAAAGCACTCTTGTATATCATCCTCCTCGTGCGATATTGATTTTGTTTGCTTTTCCGCATCCTCCTTAAGGAAGCATGACAAACAAATATCTTTGCCCCGCAATGGTATATTTCCGCATTTACAATTCATGTTGTTATTTACGTATGGTTGGGATATCGTATTCTTTACTTTGACTTAGGGCCTTTGTTCTGTTGTTACACTCGATACAACTATGTATTGCAAGACCTATCGATATCAGAAGGAGTATAAGCAGTAGCACGTCCCAGATGTGTTTTTCAAATATCTTTTTCATATTAGTTTGCGTAAAATGTTATCTTTAAACCTCTCCTCAACCTACATACAACTACATCCTTACCTTTCTTGAATGCCATATCCAGAAGATTATTAGCCACATCGGTATTGCCTACTATATCGAGATATCCACCGACGCCCACGAGCGTATGAAGTTTTGCGCCGTTATTTTGGCCGCTAACTTTTATCTTGAAATTCATGTTTATTTCACGAGTCGAATATTTCAATCCGTCGTAGTAAATCCCCTTATATTCCTGAGTAGTTGAGTCCATAGCTATTTTTTTTGTTGATCGATTTTTATTTAAAGATTCCTTATCTTAACTTCATTTTTCATTACATAAGCCTCTAACTCTGATAGCCTGAACCTTACATTACTATCTATCTTCGAGTATTTTATTTTCCCGTTCTTTGTCAGGTCTTCTAATTTGCGAAGACTTATATTCAGGTAGGCGGCCGCTTCTTTTTTATCCAAAAGTGGAGATGCAGGTGTAGAAGCTTTCTTCACAATGCCCTCGATACGTGACATTATTTTACTTGTTACCTCATCTATAAGGGCATCCTTGCTAATTCCCTGGAGTATTATATCGTTATTCATCGTTGCAGTTCTTTTTGCAGGTTATAGCGTATTTGTCCGGCTCTATCTCCCTCCAATCGCTAAACTCTACCTCCGGGTGACGTTTCTTATAGTCGCTCAATCTTGAGGCTACCGATAGTCGCTCTTTTAGCGTACAATAGAGTGTTTGTCCCGCCTTCATTCCTCGGATGGTGTCCGTCCATGATATCTTTTGAACCTTTTTTGCTAGTATCTGTGCCATAGTTCTTTTGTTTATTATTTGATTGGAGATAAATAGACATTTAGTTGAGCGCATTGCTCTTTCGGGTAAACTACAGCGGATAGTTCCTGACCTCTTGTTTCTACGTAATTAGATGTTCCCACATCGGATATCTGAGCGGACAAAAGTTCCGGCAATCCTAGCTCACGTTGGTGTACCGTGTTTACGAAATCTATTGCTGATGTTGGGTTGTTGAACGATATTACACTTACCCACAAAAAGCCGAATACCTGCTTTTGAACTACATAACAGTTTTTCAAGTCATAGACTAACGGGCGTACGAGCTCATTGTATTCTGTTACTTCTTTAATCCTGAATGTTGATGTTTTCATTACTCTATTTTATTATATTTGTTATCCGTACCGTATTACGTATGCAAATATAGAACATAATGTTCTGTAATGAAATAATTCAGAACATTTATTTCTGTTATTAACTTTATTTAATAATTATCAAAATGGAAGTAAATGATATAAAAGGCAGATTAAAACAGGCTTACCATCACTTAAAAGGGGCCGGGCTAATTAACGATCAGAAAGATTTGGCGGATAAGATGGGATATTCAAGAACATCTATTTCAAAGGCTCTTAATGGATATGAGGATTATCTTACAGAAAGTTTTGTGATAAAATTGCAGCAAACTTTTTATAATGTGTTTAGTAAGGAGTGGCTTCTTACAGGTGATGGAAATATGTTAAAAAACATATCCGATACACCCCATAACGCCAATTCGCACGAATCGTTAGGGAATAATGAGTTTATATCATTTCTACGAGATCAAATATCTGAGTTGAAGGATGTAATAGAGGGCAAGGATAGGGAAATAAACAACCTCAACCAAGAAATAGGACGACTAAAGGGAATACTCGATGAGAACAAAATACAGTACCGTCAAACGGGTACTTAAAAATCAAAAAATATCCCTCCTAACCCTATATGCAGTATAGAGTAAGGTTAACGTGTCTTATGTTAAATATTATCGTGTTAATTGTGAACACAAAATGTTAAATTAAAGTTTAAATCAAAATATATATAGACTATGAAAAATTTAATATCGTTTTTTATTTTATCTCTTTTATTTTTCAGTTGTAGTAGCGATGATGATAACCAACAATCCGACATTTCTCTTGATTATATCATAGGCGAATGGCAAATAGTTAATTCAGATGGCACGTCTGGCCGTTTCCTTGAATTTAATTCGGATATGACAGGTTCGTATTTGATATATGAGAATAAAGATTTTTCTTTTTCTGATTTATTTACTTATGAATTATCTGCAAATAAGATTATACTCAAATACAATAAGAATGGAACCAAAGAATATAATATACTTAAAATCGGATCAGATAAATTAAAATTCGATCAATGGATATTTGAAAGGAGTAAAGAATAATAACCCTGCTTATGTACTGGATAATGCTTATTATTGCAATCATATTTATTGTATTAGCAATTTATCATACAAGATCAGAGAGTCTATGTATCTCAGTGTCGAATGTTCATAACAAAAATTACATAGTTCCTAAATTGTTAGAACAGGTTGAAAAACGGGGAAGTATCCTTGTAGATAAATATATAGACTGCCAATATTCTAAAAATGGTATAGGATGGTATCTAAATTCATACGATTTCATTGAAGATTATAACCAATTAGATAAATATATTGCATATGTAGAATTTTATGATAATCAAAGGAGATGCGGAGATGTCAAACAAATAATATTAAGAATAAACCCGAATCCTGATTTGAACGTAGGTAATCCGTTTTATCGACAATCATTAGTAATTGTAGGAAAATTCAATATCTCTCAAAAAAAACTGGCTAATAAGCTTAGATGTATGGGTGCTACTGTCGGAAGCTCTGTTCATGAACATACTGATATTATATTGATTGGCGATAAAATCAAGGGTACTCAAATTCTCGATAAACTCAAATCCTTAAAAAATATAGGATACAAAATTAGAGAGATGCATAAAGACGAACTTTATGAAATATTAAGAGAATATGAATAGCCGCCCTACTTTCACAAGCAAGGCGGCTCTATCGAGGAAATAAAATAAACATAAATATTTTGTTTATCTTATCTAATTAACAAAGAATCTAAATAAGGAGCAATAATTCTAGTTGCAACAATAGTTGTATTTCCAACTTCCTTCTCCATTTCTTTAAAAGAAATATTATAATCATCTCTTTACTAGATTTAATCCGCCCAAAATAAGTCTGACTAAATCTAGATGGGTATCTTTTATATTTGGTTATGATTTTTTGCCACTTTAAATATTATTTAAGGTTACAAAAATAGAAAATATTGACAATTATATGTATTTTTTTAATCTAAAAATAAATTTGGCTATCATATATTTAGCAAACTCATTCTAAAGATAAATATTAAAAAAACCGCCTATCTCAACAGATAAGCGGTTTGAACATTGCATTATTTTAATAATTTTCTATCAACTTTATTATAGCTATCAATAGCCTCTTGTTTTTTACCTTCGGGCAATGAATCTATCATTTTCCTTAGATATGGGAGCGCGTTAGTATCCCTTTGAGCAAAATATATTGGGGCATTTTTCACTAACCATACATTATGAAAATGCTCCCTAAATTCTGCTAATAATTCATTCGGGTATAGGCGTGCAGGAAAACTACGACCATCAGGGTATGTATGATTATATCTTGGAAAGTTATCAGGATTTAGCTTTTTCGCTCGTCTTACCCAATCGGCGAACATCCTCCCCTCTGATATATCTGGAACCATTGAATCAGGAAGCTCATACCCATAATCCTCTAAAGGTGCTATCAGATTATATACAAGTTCATTAAATACGGAGAAATGGGTAGGGGGAATTTGGGTCCTATTAATCATATATCGTTGAAGATGATAAGGCAATTTCCCTGCGCTTGGGATATTACCACTCATCCATTCGAATACCCATTTTGATACTAATACTGCAAATTTAGGCGATGCCCATTGCGCAAGATTAATTGCGACTTGTGGATGTACCCATGTCCCCTGAAATCTAACATCACCGCCTCTAACAGATTGTATTAGAGTCGAAACGGGAATTCCCGTTTCGGAAGAAAGCACATCTATAAATTCATTGGTTGATTTAAGTCTAGAGTAATCATTGAAATTTTTTCCACTTGCTTGACATAATTCTGTTGCATTTATATACCCATCCATTAATCTTTGCTGTATGGGCATATCATTTTCTGAATTCCTCTCTATTAAGGCTAATTTAAGTTGAGCATCTTCATTCATATTTCTGTATTAGATTTAGTTAAAATTTAAAGCGAATATAGTTGTTTATATTCAATATTTTAAAATAAACATTAAAAAACATTCAATCTCACGACTAAACGACTCCATAAGTTTAACCTTTAATAAATTAAAACTTATACTTCACCCCAAACAAATGTCCGTTGCTCTGACTACCTAAACTCTTTTGATATTGATATTCAATACCAATATCGTGATAGAATATTCCTCCTCCAATCCCTATATAATTAAGAGTAGAGTAAGACGCAGAGATAAACGGCTGCCATATTTTAGTCTTATAAATTGTCTGACGCTCTATTACCGGAGTGAAATTATAATCTAGTGCCGATAGCCTGTTATATTGTATAACCGGGAATAAATCAAGCTTACCCTGTGTCTTATTATCGAAGGCCGTAAGCTTATATGTTCGCTTTAGTTCATAATCAGCAATAACAAGTTTTGCATAAGCTGCTGAATCAATAGGCATATATCTCACACTACCTGTATCCCGGTACTGAATAAATGGTAATAGAGATTTATCCGGCTTTTCTTCTTTTATTGGTTCAAATTGAGTTGGACTTACTGATCCTGTAAGCGTTTCACCCTTTATATATTCTTTCTTCGGTTCGGAATCAATAGATGATCTTCCACTGAAGAAACCAATTGCTAAACTAACTATCATGGCTAAAACTATGGCTGATGCTTTTTTCATAATATATTGATATTAAACTAATTTATATCACTACATTTACTTGATTTATTAATCTTTAAAATTGTATGAATATGAAATTAAATATGGAACAAAAACAAAAGTTTTATAAACTTATTAGAGATGCTGTATGCCCTTTCTGTAAAAGAAGTAGCTTTTCTTTTGTTGAAAAGAGAGAAATCTTCGGTTCTGCAACTGCTCTGGATATTGAAGTTCAGAAATTTGTTCCAAAGTCCGTGTATACCCTTATATGCACAAAATGCGGATATTATTCCTTCTTTAATTCAACCATCATTGAGTCTCTATAATATATTTAAATATAAAATTTAAAATCATTCAACCGGTTTAACCATCCCTTAATCCATCCTTTTTGTGTAGGATCAGCTTTTACGATGTCTTCAAAATGCTGCTTTCTTCGTAGCCAAAGTTTTTTGAATAATTCCGATTGATCAGGATAGCTATTAATAGCAGCTAGGGTTTTAGGCCCTACGACTCCATCATCCGCAACTCCCAGTATTCTTTGAGGATATTTTATCCCCCATGATCCAGAAGCCCACACCCAATCGACAAGGATATTTGCTATCGATTGGTTTTTTATCTGATCGGCTTTCCACCTATTCCAATAATGAGGTTTTAATACACGGTTCACAACATCCTCTTTTGTCAATAGCTTCAGATCATCCACATCGATATCTCCGTCTCCGTCCTTGTCATAACCCACTTTGCGCCAAGTCTCTACTGTGACGCCCATATTTGTGGGGCCTCCTTTGTCAAGCGGATGATTATTGTATCCTCCTTCCCATTTCAGGATGATAGGAGCTAATTTGTTAACCTCAGCCATTATTGTCCTCCTTTTCTTCTACTTCTATAATATCGTTTTTCTTCGAGAAGAATTTAAATACATTTACTTTTACCTTTTTACCTTTAGCAGCAAAGTAGTTCACATAGATACTTTCAAGCTCAACTCCGTAAATTACAAGGAGGATAATAAGAGGTAATAGATCAATGCCGAACGGTTGCCCGAATGCCTGACCGAAAGTATATGCGAGTATAATCCAAAGACAATAGTTTGTTATCTTATCGAGTGTCCGCCTTACGGCTCTCGATCGCTTAACTATTTCGTTGCGATATTTAGCGGCCGATATGCCAAATTTCAAATCTGCCATTGTCAAAAGAAAAGCTAATGCCAGAAGCCATTTAGCCCAAATAAAAAACTCAAGCAATCCAATAAGGAACCCATCTGTATAGTTGTTATCCATAGCATTATCCCTCTATTGGTTGTAGTTCTTTTTCTATCTCGCTGACAATTGCTTTGAACTGTTCGGCATGGGCGATATAGTCCTCAGTATCCCGAAGGAATAAGTTTACTTGTCCGTTTTCCTTACTGATTTTACCAACCTCATTTAGTACAGAGCTCACTTCTTGTCGAATCGAGCATGAAATCGAGGTTATCACTCCGTTAA
The Dysgonomonas mossii genome window above contains:
- a CDS encoding DUF4494 domain-containing protein; its protein translation is MHNWFECKVSHEKMMENGLQKKVTEPYLVDALSFTEAEARITEEIKPYISGEFTIQTIKRAKLSELFFNDNGDKFFKAKVLFVHLDEKSGTEKKTPVYMLAQASDIDEAQAVIKTGMAGTLADYEIAEVKETRIMDVFPHSEEEKKKIII
- a CDS encoding DNA methyltransferase, which encodes MTREEEYINFLSLKMAVSSQTGFDVEKSELTPTLYPHVKDTVQWAIKGGCRAIFSSFGLQKTVTQLEIARLIIAHKGGKALIVCPKRVVIEFKAQAKEHLNMDVTYVRYMTDVIDCKTDIMIANYERVRDGDIMPDYFIMTSLDEASVLRDYGTKTYQEFLPKFSTVPYRFVATATPSPNRYKELIHYAGYLGIMDTGQALTRFFKRDSTKANNLTLYDHKEEEFWLWMSTWALFLTKPSDLGYSDEGYELPDLIAYEEVVNVDNSTAGVNKDGQVKMLREASTKDFRGKAKERRDNLDAKVDRIVEILARPENKDDHFLIWHDLEAERHAICKAIPECKAVYGTQKDEEADIIIDDFKNGRLKYLAAKPSMLGEGLNFQYYCHKAIMIIDDKFHDKFQAIHRIWRFMQKYNVHLYLVYAESESKIYQDFILKWEQHNKLVDNMAEIVRKYGLYGLDAQEKMMRWMFASREEYKGTEFISVNNDCVLEAFKKKDNSSGLVITSIPFSNHYEYTPTYNDFGHNINNDKFFQQMDFLTPEMYRILQPGRLACIHVKDRVLFGNATGTGMPTIDPFHAMCIFHYIKHGFEFMGMITVVTDVVRENNQTYRLGYTEMCKDGSKMGVGCPEYVLLFRKPQTNKSKAYADIPVVKDPESYSLARWQVDAHAFWKSSGNTLLTAEHISNMKIDQVRLLFKDFDRNNVYNYERHVEIAEMMDRINILPRTFMAIDPTTDHPMVWDDVARMKTLNTRQTQHNKQNHICPLQIDIVDRLIDRYSNEGDEIYEPFGGIGTVGYCALKKKRKAFVTELNYDYWIDGLGYMREAEMKASAPTLFDLMEIETI
- a CDS encoding ribosomal large subunit pseudouridine synthase B, which codes for MDSTTQEYKGIYYDGLKYSTREINMNFKIKVSGQNNGAKLHTLVGVGGYLDIVGNTDVANNLLDMAFKKGKDVVVCRLRRGLKITFYAN
- a CDS encoding glycoside hydrolase family 108 protein translates to MAEVNKLAPIILKWEGGYNNHPLDKGGPTNMGVTVETWRKVGYDKDGDGDIDVDDLKLLTKEDVVNRVLKPHYWNRWKADQIKNQSIANILVDWVWASGSWGIKYPQRILGVADDGVVGPKTLAAINSYPDQSELFKKLWLRRKQHFEDIVKADPTQKGWIKGWLNRLNDFKFYI
- a CDS encoding phage holin family protein, which encodes MDNNYTDGFLIGLLEFFIWAKWLLALAFLLTMADLKFGISAAKYRNEIVKRSRAVRRTLDKITNYCLWIILAYTFGQAFGQPFGIDLLPLIILLVIYGVELESIYVNYFAAKGKKVKVNVFKFFSKKNDIIEVEEKEDNNG
- a CDS encoding DNA polymerase III subunit beta codes for the protein MEEKAIFKVSKNELQHQLQKVSKSVLDKSTLPIYTYILFELLENKKLNLTGSTTEIQIETSMEVIESNNVLTFCVDKSIINILKTLPEQPVTIEVTKTPNHNEGTASVTIVFSHSSGSAIIPGMDATFFEKMKETSGQSFIIPVEKLRRGLNMTRKFAGTDAMKPTQSAVFFDLKEDCITFVATNGAYMSRFKDESVKCPGCEGFIFKLDAVNISSSTLEGLSDIDVKVTSNKTNVNMSAGSLKITSRLAEGRYPNYNSIFPSDNNIEIMIDSKALASIINRLLIVANPLVALIKLETGMIDCSLSTSDEFSNKSAKEIVEVSSNMEITIGFSGSQMIDILSVIYGNAILAFSAPERPILVKPEINDEDCDLTLLSMPLILR
- a CDS encoding KilA-N domain-containing protein, whose product is MNEDAQLKLALIERNSENDMPIQQRLMDGYINATELCQASGKNFNDYSRLKSTNEFIDVLSSETGIPVSTLIQSVRGGDVRFQGTWVHPQVAINLAQWASPKFAVLVSKWVFEWMSGNIPSAGKLPYHLQRYMINRTQIPPTHFSVFNELVYNLIAPLEDYGYELPDSMVPDISEGRMFADWVRRAKKLNPDNFPRYNHTYPDGRSFPARLYPNELLAEFREHFHNVWLVKNAPIYFAQRDTNALPYLRKMIDSLPEGKKQEAIDSYNKVDRKLLK
- a CDS encoding lipocalin family protein; translation: MKNLISFFILSLLFFSCSSDDDNQQSDISLDYIIGEWQIVNSDGTSGRFLEFNSDMTGSYLIYENKDFSFSDLFTYELSANKIILKYNKNGTKEYNILKIGSDKLKFDQWIFERSKE
- a CDS encoding helix-turn-helix domain-containing protein, with amino-acid sequence MNNDIILQGISKDALIDEVTSKIMSRIEGIVKKASTPASPLLDKKEAAAYLNISLRKLEDLTKNGKIKYSKIDSNVRFRLSELEAYVMKNEVKIRNL
- a CDS encoding VRR-NUC domain-containing protein: MNCKCGNIPLRGKDICLSCFLKEDAEKQTKSISHEEDDIQECFFKSARVIFPKLDKLLFAVPNGGKRNYPEAVRLKRQGVKRGPADILCLVPNDRYSFLCLETKTDTGTQSADQIEFQKQVEASGGLYLIYRSAASGIELLKEYLSTTKYK